One Ranitomeya variabilis isolate aRanVar5 chromosome 5, aRanVar5.hap1, whole genome shotgun sequence DNA window includes the following coding sequences:
- the CNOT8 gene encoding CCR4-NOT transcription complex subunit 8 produces MPAAVVDNSQVICEVWAVNLEEEMRKIRELVRTYGYIAMDTEFPGVVVRPIGEFRSTIDYQYQLLRCNVDLLKIIQLGLTFMNEKGEYPPGTNTWQFNFKFNLTEDMYSQDSIDLLANSGLQFQKHEEEGIDTLTFAELLMTSGVVLCDNVKWLSFHSGYDFGYMVKLLTDSRLPEEEHEFFHILNLFFPSIYDVKYLMKSCKNLKGGLQEVADQLDLQRIGRQHQAGSDSLLTGMAFFRMKELFFEDHIDDAKYCGRLYGLGTGVAPKSSEEAEEKISIMSLINNGQQ; encoded by the exons ATGCCGGCGGCCGTGGTGGACAACAGTCAAGTGATCTGTGAGGTTTGGGCAGTGAACCTGGAGGAGGAGATGCGCAAGATCAGAGAGCTTGTCCGCacctatggatacattgcaatg GACACAGAGTTTCCCGGGGTGGTCGTGAGGCCGATTGGAGAGTTTCGAAGCACCATAGATTATCAATACCAGCTCCTGCGCTGCAATGTAGACTTACTAAAGATTATACAACTAGGTCTCACCTTCATGAATGAAAAGGGGGAGTATCCACCGGGGACCAACACCTGGCAATTCAACTTCAAGTTTAATCTCAC AGAGGATATGTATTCTCAAGACTCCATCGATCTGCTGGCAAACTCCGGCCTTCAGTTCCAGAAGCATGAAGAAGAAGGTATCGACACGCTGACGTTCGCAGAGCTACTCATGACCTCTGGAGTGGTTCTGTGTGATAATGTGAAGTGGCTCTCATTCCACAG CGGATACGACTTTGGCTATATGGTGAAACTTCTCACAGACTCCCGACTTCCAGAAGAGGAACACGAATTCTTCCATATATTGAATCTTTTCTTCCCATCCATCTACGATGTAAAATATTTAATGAAGAGTTGCAAAAATCTTAAG GGTGGCCTGCAAGAGGTGGCCGATCAGCTAGATCTACAAAGGATTGGTCGGCAGCATCAAGCAGGTTCTGACTCTCTTCTGACCGGCATGGCATTCTTCCGTATGAAAGAG CTGTTTTTCGAGGACCACATTGACGATGCCAAATACTGCGGACGTCTATACGGGCTGGGAACAGGAGTCGCCCCCAAATCGAGCGAGGAGGCCGAGGAGAAAATTAGCATCATGTCTCTCATCAACAATGGACAGCAATGA